A region from the Rhodamnia argentea isolate NSW1041297 chromosome 7, ASM2092103v1, whole genome shotgun sequence genome encodes:
- the LOC115749517 gene encoding protein STICHEL-like 2 codes for MMDGRRHSVDIPISRALVALRRVRSLRDPSTNSMSKFSALIENANWETNSNNGISLRFMNSPQEGASVDKGVVEKRYKPKCLDEYDANPTSSKSKLVNCENHCMVGDARDPTWNAPAGALNICRGKQEELLGLINEVYGHDTTDKGLDLACVTPSNRMEDVDSCSEMSMGSSQVEKIKHTASERKSQYRIQRRSCGVGGDIESHASTPRNTGIDAYLEGSSPSRSLFANEVDADDHSQDGCSISCCWSGTPKFKRSVALSEVEDRPLLVEDVNEANRYGWKDIWRDNESTPYSDTQKQLGQRLKPKSFNELVGQDVVTKSLHGSISTGKIPSVYLFHGPHGTGKTSASRILAAALNCLMLKEHGPCGFCRECTVLFSGWSRDVKEVDSLRINRTDRVRSLLKNAAIPPESSRFKVFIVDECQLLHAETWAMILTSLEKLPQHIVFIMITSELDKLPRSALSRSQRYHFPKIKDADIANRLGEICVEEGLVFDQVAIEFIAAKSNGSLRDAEMMLDQLSLLGKRITMSLAYELMGTVSDDELLDLLDLALSSDTSNTVIRARELMRSRIDPMQLISQLANLIMDILSGQTQELNSEARRKFSEIHTSETDLHKLSHALKLLSETEKQLRMSKNQTTWLTVALLQLSSADSSSLDERDSKCCPRNMEKDIDGDCCSRPSTEESKKHFIHCSCDCGDLSILDAPVNYRERLDSIWKRATELCRSKALKKFLMKRGSMSSLRLNQGCAMANLDFSHPDYVTRAEKSWKLIASSLQSILGCNVEIRINYVPCAAESKRAKVKRPSFSLFSCSRRMLQKTRSIVEQGSDSDYSDYTFEQYTTMAKANLACPSDCRSQMLHTCDHRVGAVSTIRNADGNILSVGTDMSQCSPHDLEGHLPDPVFDCSGREAICGRHHVISSQEPEVQSNCFPQVMKAQKMSNMPDTRQMICHDMPEEKKIASSIPGKMSTETISFADERYLFCSTDNYTSVSRDADKMRESPDVLCWRTPVLPIGKACERRHGRQRPHVVGWVLPCGAAK; via the exons ATGATGGATGGTAGGCGGCATTCGGTTGATATTCCTATTTCCAGAGCTCTCGTAGCACTTAGGAGAGTGAGGTCTCTGAGGGATCCCTCGACGAATTCCATGAGCAAGTTCTCTGCTTTGATCGAGAATGCTAATTGGGAAACGAATTCAAATAATGGGATATCTCTCCGGTTTATGAACAGTCCCCAAGAAGGCGCCTCCGTCGATAAGGGTGTGGTGGAAAAGCGTTATAAACCTAAATGTTTGGATGAATATGATGCTAATCCAACATCAAGCAAGTCGAAGTTAGTTAATTGTGAGAATCACTGCATGGTTGGCGATGCACGCGATCCGACTTGGAATGCACCAGCAGGAGCGCTGAATATTTGCAGAGGAAAGCAAGAAGAGCTTCTTGGGCTAATAAATGAAGTGTATGGGCATGATACTACAGACAAAGGGTTGGACTTAGCCTGCGTAACTCCCAGCAATCGTATGGAGGATGTCGATTCTTGTAGTGAGATGTCAATGGGATCATCTCAAGTGGAAAAGATCAAACATACTGCTTCAGAACGGAAATCTCAGTACAGGATCCAGAGAAGATCGTGTGGTGTCGGTGGCGACATCGAAAGTCACGCAAGTACTCCAAGAAATACAGGAATTGATGCTTATCTAGAAGGTTCAAGTCCTAGCCGTTCATTGTTTGCTAATGAAGTTGATGCGGATGATCACTCTCAGGACGGATGCAGCATCAGTTGTTGCTGGTCAGGGACCCCAAAATTCAAGAGGTCAGTTGCTTTATCCGAAGTTGAAGACAGGCCACTGTTAGTTGAGGATGTGAATGAGGCAAATCGATATGGATGGAAGGATATTTGGAGAGATAATGAAAGTACTCCGTATTCAGATACACAAAAGCAACTTGGTCAAAGGTTAAAgcctaaatctttcaatgaaTTGGTGGGTCAAGATGTAGTAACAAAGTCTCTCCACGGTTCTATATCTACAGGAAAGATACCCTCCGTATATCTCTTCCATGGCCCCCATGGCACTGGCAAGACTTCTGCTTCAAGAATACTTGCTGCTGCACTAAATTGTCTCATGTTGAAGGAGCATGGACCATGTGGATTCTGCAGAGAATGCACAGTGCTCTTTTCTGGATGGAGTAGAGACGTTAAGGAGGTGGATTCATTGAGAATAAACCGCACAGATAGAGTTCGATCTCTGTTGAAAAATGCGGCCATTCCCCCAGAATCTTCACGCTTCAAGGTTTTCATCGTCGATGAATGCCAATTGTTGCATGCAGAGACGTGGGCTATGATTCTGACTAGCCTAGAGAAACTTCCCCAGCACATTGTCTTTATTATGATCACTTCTGAGCTTGACAAGCTGCCAAGAAGTGCCTTGTCGCGTTCTCAAAGATATCATTTTCCAAAGATAAAGGATGCAGATATAGCCAACAGATTGGGTGAAATTTGCGTAGAAGAAGGTCTGGTCTTTGATCAAGTTGCCATAGAATTTATTGCCGCAAAATCAAATGGTTCTCTTCGGGATGCAGAAATGATGCTCGACCAGCTCAGTTTACTTGGGAAAAGAATAACAATGTCCTTGGCCTATGAGCTT ATGGGAACTGTATCTGATGatgaattgcttgatttgctTGATCTAGCTTTATCTTCTGACACTTCAAATACAGTCATAAGAGCTCGGGAGCTGATGAGGTCAAGAATTGACCCAATGCAACTGATATCACAGTTGGCAAATCTTATCATGGATATTCTCTCGGGTCAGACTCAGGAACTAAATTCAGAAGCCCGCAGGAAGTTTTCGGAAATTCACACCT CTGAAACTGACTTGCATAAGTTGAGTCATGCTTTGAAGTTACTTTCCGAAACTGAGAAGCAATTGAGGATGTCAAAGAATCAAACAACCTGGCTCACAGTGGCACTGCTACAACTAAGTTCTGCAGATTCTTCCTCTTTGGATGAACGTGATTCAAAATGTTGTCCTCGGAACATGGAGAAGG ATATAGATGGTGACTGTTGCAGCAGACCCTCTACAGAGGAGAGCAAGAAGCATTTCATCCATTGTTCATGTGATTGCGGTGACTTGAGTATATTGGATGCACCGGTAAACTACAGGGAAAGGTTGGATTCTATCTGGAAAAGGGCTACAGAACTATGTCGGTCAAAGGCTTTGAAGAAATTTCTGATGAAACGTGGAAGTATGTCCTCTCTTCGCTTGAATCAAG GTTGTGCAATGGCTAATTTGGACTTCAGTCATCCTGACTATGTGACGAGGGCTGAGAAGTCATGGAAATTGATTGCCAGTTCACTTCAGTCCATCCTTGGCTGTAATGTAGAGATCAGAATCAATTATGTACCTTGTGCAGCAGAATCAAAGCGTGCAAAAGTGAAAAGGCCATCTTTTAGTTTGTTCAGCTGCTCCCGCAGAATGCTGCAGAAAACACGGTCGATTGTTGAACAAGGAAGCGATTCTGATTATTCTGACTATACCTTTGAGCAGTACACAACTATGGCAAAAGCAAATCTAGCCTGCCCTTCCGATTGTAGATCTCAAATgctgcatacatgcgatcaccGAGTTGGAGCAGTAAGCACTATAAGAAATGCCGATGGAAACATTCTAAGTGTTGGTACAGACATGTCCCAGTGTTCTCCACACGACCTGGAGGGCCATCTGCCTGATCCAGTGTTTGACTGTTCAGGAAGAGAGGCGATCTGCGGTAGACACCATGTAATCTCCAGCCAAGAGCCAGAAGTTCAGTCAAACTGTTTCCCCCAAGTTATGAAGGCTCAGAAGATGTCAAACATGCCTGACACTCGGCAGATGATCTGCCACGATATGCCTGAGGAAAAGAAGATTGCTTCGTCCATCCCTGGGAAAATGTCTACAGAGACTATAAGCTTTGCAGATGAGCGATATCTTTTCTGCAGTACGGACAATTACACAAGTGTTTCCAGGGATGCTGATAA AATGAGGGAAAGTCCAGATGTTCTTTGTTGGCGAACGCCAGTGTTGCCAATTGGGAAG GCATGTGAAAGGAGGCACGGTAGACAACGCCCCCACGTTGTCGGGTGGGTACTTCCCTGCGGTGCCGCCAAGTAG
- the LOC115749518 gene encoding MA3 DOMAIN-CONTAINING TRANSLATION REGULATORY FACTOR 1-like, protein MASNEGFLTNEQRETLKLATQNAESLSSSPKSPKTLLSEHPLKVPAAGKAPTAGIAVRHVRRTHSGKFIRVKKDGGGGKGTWGKLLDTDGGSHIDRNDPNYDSGEEPYQLVGSTVSDPLDEYKKAVVSLVEEYFSTGDVDVASSDLRELGSSEYHPYFIKRLVSMAMDRHDKQKEMASVLLSALYADVISPPQIRDGFVLLLESADDLSVDILDAVDVLALFLARAVVDEILPPAFLTRAKKTLPESSKGFQVIQTAEKSYLSAPHHAELLERRWGGSTRITVEEVKKKIDDLLREYVETGDAFEACRCIRELGVAFFHHEVVKRALVLAIETRATEHLIMKLLKEAAEEGLISTSQMAKGFARLVESLDDLALDVPSAKSLFQSLVPKAISEGWLDASFSKSADNGDAQIEDEKLRRYKKEVVSIIHEYFLSDDIPELIRSLEDLGAPEFNPVFLKKLITLAMDRKNREKEMASILLSALHIEIFSTEDIASGFVLLLESAEDTALDILDASNELALFLARAVIDDVLAPLNLEEIGSRLPPNCSGSETVRMARSLIAARHAGERILRCWGGGTGWAVEDAKDKIQKLLEEYESGGVVTEACQCIRDLGMPFFNHEVVKKALVMAMEKKNDRMLDLLQECYSEGLITINQMTRGFTRIKDGMDDLALDIPNAEEKFRFYVEYAIRKGWLPSSFESSSLPAPVVAS, encoded by the exons ATGGCGTCGAACGAGGGGTTTCTGACGAATGAGCAGAGGGAAACGCTTAAATTAGCGACCCAGAATGCGGAGAGCCTGTCATCCTCTCCCAAATCGCCTAAAACTCTCCTCTCTGAACATCCATTAAAGGTTCCTGCTGCTGGCAAGGCGCCTACAGCCGGAATTGCTGTGAGGCATGTGCGGAGGACACACTCTGGGAAGTTTATACGGGTTAAGAAAG ATGGAGGTGGTGGTAAGGGAACTTGGGGGAAATTGCTTGACACTGATGGTGGATCACATATAGATAGAAATGATCCCAATTACGACAGTGGTGAG GAGCCTTATCAACTAGTTGGTTCAACAGTCTCAGACCCCTTGGATGAATACAAGAAAGCTGTTGTTTCTTTAGTAGAGGAATACTTTAGCACAGGTGATGTGGACGTCGCATCATCTGATCTCAGAGAACTGGGCTCAAGTGAATATCACCCGTACTTCATCAAGCGGCTAGTTTCCATGGCCATGGATCGCCATGATAAGCAGAAAGAAATGGCCTCGGTTCTGCTCTCTGCCTTGTATGCTGATGTCATCAGCCCGCCACAAATCAGAGATGGATTTGTCTTGCTTCTTGAGTCGGCTGACGATCTCTCTGTTGATATATTGGATGCTGTTGATGTGCTCGCGTTGTTCCTAGCACGGGCTGTAGTTGACGAGATTCTCCCCCCTGCCTTCCTCACAAGGGCTAAGAAAACGCTGCCGGAATCTTCTAAAGGTTTCCAGGTTATTCAGACTGCTGAAAAGAGTTATCTCTCAGCCCCACACCACGCTGAACTTTTGGAGAGGAGATGGGGTGGTAGCACACGCATAACTGTTGAAGAGGTGAAAAAGAAGATAGATGATCTACTAAGGGAGTATGTGGAGACTGGAGATGCTTTTGAGGCATGCAGGTGCATTAGGGAGTTGGGTGTTGCGTTTTTCCATCATGAGGTGGTGAAAAGAGCTTTGGTTCTTGCAATAGAGACGCGAGCGACAGAACACTTGATAATGAAGTTGCTGAAGGAAGCCGCTGAGGAAGGCTTAATAAGCACCAGTCAAATGGCTAAGGGGTTTGCCCGTTTGGTTGAGAGCCTCGACGACCTTGCACTTGACGTTCCATCTGCAAAGTCCCTGTTCCAGTCACTGGTTCCCAAGGCTATTTCTGAAGGATGGCTTGATGCTTCATTTTCGAAGTCAGCGGATAATGGAGACGCGCAGATTGAAGATGAAAAGTTAAGGCGCTATAAGAAGGAAGTTGTAAGTATAATTCATGAATATTTTCTCTCTGATGACATTCCCGAGCTCATTCGAAGCTTGGAAGATCTTGGAGCACCTGAGTTCAACCCCGTATTTTTGAAGAAGCTCATCACCCTTGCTATGGACAGGAagaacagagagaaagagatggcaTCTATCCTGCTGTCTGCCCTCCATATTGAGATTTTTTCGACTGAGGACATTGCGAGTGGTTTTGTGCTGCTTTTGGAATCGGCAGAGGACACGGCTCTCGACATTTTAGACGCTTCAAATGAGCTTGCTTTATTTTTGGCTAGGGCTGTTATTGATGATGTGTTGGCCCCGCTGAATCTGGAAGAAATTGGAAGCAGGTTGCCTCCTAATTGCAGTGGGAGTGAAACTGTGCGCATGGCTCGATCACTCATTGCTGCCCGCCATGCTGGTGAGAGGATTCTTAGGTGCTGGGGAGGTGGAACCGGGTGGGCTGTTGAGGATGCGAAGGACAAAATTCAAAAGCTTCTGGAGGAATACGAGAGTGGTGGGGTGGTGACTGAAGCTTGCCAGTGCATACGTGATCTAGGAATGCCCTTTTTCAACCACGAAGTTGTAAAGAAGGCATTGGTAATGGCCATGGAGAAGAAGAACGACAGGATGCTGGATCTACTGCAAGAGTGTTACAGCGAGGGGCTCATCACCATCAATCAGATGACAAGAGGTTTCACCCGGATTAAGGATGGAATGGACGATTTGGCTCTTGACATCCCGAATGCGGAAGAGAAATTCCGTTTCTATGTGGAGTATGCTATTCGGAAGGGATGGCTCCCATCTTCATTTGAGTCTTCGTCATTGCCCGCTCCAGTTGTGGCTTCTTGA
- the LOC115749524 gene encoding CBBY-like protein has translation MAIATLSPTSSLLPRANPSTNARLALPQLPWPCSSSHARGGSAYPPKLRSAVRDSRRRTSVATCSAAASPSPSALPSALLFDCDGVLVDTEKDGHRISFNDTFQERELGVTWDVDLYGELLKIGGGKERMTAYFNKTGWPEKAPKSEEERKEFIAALHKRKTELFMALIEKKLLPLRPGVAKLIDQALAKGVRVAVCSTSNEKAVSAIVSCLLGPERAEKIKIFAGDVVPRKKPDPAIYLLAASTLSVDPSSCVVVEDSAIGLAAAKAAGMKCIVTKSGYTAEEDFVNADAVFDCIGDPPEERFDLTFCGSLLEKQYVS, from the exons ATGGCGATCGCTACGCTCTCTCCAACGTCGTCTCTGCTCCCGCGCGCCAACCCTTCGACCAATGCTCGTCTCGCGCTTCCCCAACTCCCGTGGCCCTGTTCAAGTTCACATGCAAGAGGAGGAAGTGCTTACCCGCCAAAACTGCGATCAGCCGTCAGAGACTCGCGCAGGAGAACGAGCGTCGCCACCTGCTCTGCTGCTGCATCGCCCTCGCCTTCGGCTCTTCCGTCGGCTCTTCTCTTTGACTGCGATGGAGTGCTCGTGGATACCGAGAAGGACGGCCACCGGATTTCCTTCAACGATACTTTTCAAGAA AGAGAATTGGGCGTCACCTGGGATGTAGATTTGTATGGAGAACTTCTGAAAATTGGTGGGGGAAAAGAAAG GATGACAGCGTATTTCAATAAGACAGGGTGGCCTGAAAAAGCCCCAAAAAGTGAAGAGGAGAGGAAGGAGTTCATTGCTGCTCTTCACAAGCGAAAGACAGAGTTGTTCATGGCCCTTATTGAAAAGAAATTGCTGCCCCTTCGACCTGGAGTTGCAAA GCTCATTGATCAAGCACTAGCAAAAGGAGTACGAGTTGCTGTCTGCAGTACCTCGAATGAGAAGGCG GTCTCTGCAATAGTTTCATGCTTGCTTGGGCCTGAAAGAGCAGAAAAAATCAAGATATTTGCGGGAGATGTGGTTCCGCGTAAAAAGCCAGATCCT GCCATCTATCTGTTGGCTGCCAGCACCTTGAGTGTTGATCCTTCAAG TTGTGTTGTGGTTGAAGACAGCGCCATTGGCCTCGCAGCAGCCAAAGCTGCTGGAATGAAGTGCATCGTGACAAAGAGCGG TTACACAGCTGAGGAGGACTTTGTAAATGCTGATGCGGTCTTCGATTGCATCGGAGATCCTCCAGAGGAGCGCTTTGATCTCACATTCTGTGGAAGCCTTCTTGAGAAGCAGTATGTTAGCTAG
- the LOC115749523 gene encoding FBD-associated F-box protein At1g60410-like isoform X3: MDGDEESCLPANTVEHASPEHEERNKDLQDMISELPHEILVSILSLMTFKEAVRTSVLSRRWKKLWSYTTGSLDFEDSKAEQDISHNTKSLGAGRFKFIGWVNRMLNSHQGSRIREFRDGLEIPQFPMLFNLRYLTWLVQTSDTASLLGLTSLIEAAPFLHHFELKLEWTEPWRRRNAKRVNATPNQYLKEVKILGFRGYAIDSEIISYLLERATMLEEIVVDPHPHACLTEGTFMEEKQAARKKAEQLKPKLPHAAKLIIL, translated from the exons ATGGACGGCGACGAAGAGTCTTGTCTACCTGCCAATACAGTGGAACATGCTTCACCGGAG CATGAGGAGAGGAACAAGGATCTGCAGGACATGATCAGTGAACTGCCGCATGAAATTCTTGTTTCCATTTTGTCCCTTATGACCTTCAAGGAAGCTGTGAGAACTAGCGTTCTTTCACGGAGATGGAAAAAGTTGTGGAGTTACACAACGGGCAGCTTGGATTTTGAAGATTCGAAGGCAGAGCAAGACATCTCGCATAACACGAAATCTTTGGGAGCAGGAAGGTTCAAGTTCATTGGATGGGTGAATCGGATGTTGAACTCGCATCAAGGTTCAAGAATTCGTGAGTTTAGG GATGGTCTAGAGATACCACAATTTCCTATGTTATTTAACCTTAGGTATCTCACGTGGTTAGTTCAGACATCTGATACAGCAAGCCTTCTTGGTTTAACTTCTCTTATAGAAGCAGCGCCATTCTTGCATCATTTTGAACTCAAG TTGGAGTGGACAGAACCATGGAGACGAAGGAATGCAAAAAGGGTGAATGCAACTCCGAATCAATATCTCAAGGAGGTGAAAATACTTGGCTTTAGGGGGTATGCAATTGATTCCGAGATCATCTCATATCTGCTTGAAAGGGCCACAATGCTTGAGGAGATTGTTGTTGATCCTCATCCTCATGCCTGTTTAACGGAAGGAACTTTCATGGAGGAGAAACAGGCTGCAAGAAAAAAGGCTGAGCAGTTGAAACCCAAACTGCCTCATGCAgctaaattgataattttgtga
- the LOC115749523 gene encoding putative F-box/LRR-repeat protein At5g02700 isoform X1, translating into MDGDEESCLPANTVEHASPEHEERNKDLQDMISELPHEILVSILSLMTFKEAVRTSVLSRRWKKLWSYTTGSLDFEDSKAEQDISHNTKSLGAGRFKFIGWVNRMLNSHQGSRIREFRVRFDLNNRSRRYVDEWVAVALAKRVQNLKLDFLPFLRKFDSPRYTFPSKFILPSAKCRYDLSCLRSLDLKFVNLTDENLDCILTSCPFLEELVIVCSELLSHIKVKGSSLSLKHLFIHCSDLTTFEVSAPNLVSLAYHNASKGGPQVLIENAPLLTSVTLGALYDPVSIYLHPLCSSLPQLEALHLHMNLFKVVFVVPVQILLQSSLRSCNYNVLIFQDGLEIPQFPMLFNLRYLTWLVQTSDTASLLGLTSLIEAAPFLHHFELKLEWTEPWRRRNAKRVNATPNQYLKEVKILGFRGYAIDSEIISYLLERATMLEEIVVDPHPHACLTEGTFMEEKQAARKKAEQLKPKLPHAAKLIIL; encoded by the exons ATGGACGGCGACGAAGAGTCTTGTCTACCTGCCAATACAGTGGAACATGCTTCACCGGAG CATGAGGAGAGGAACAAGGATCTGCAGGACATGATCAGTGAACTGCCGCATGAAATTCTTGTTTCCATTTTGTCCCTTATGACCTTCAAGGAAGCTGTGAGAACTAGCGTTCTTTCACGGAGATGGAAAAAGTTGTGGAGTTACACAACGGGCAGCTTGGATTTTGAAGATTCGAAGGCAGAGCAAGACATCTCGCATAACACGAAATCTTTGGGAGCAGGAAGGTTCAAGTTCATTGGATGGGTGAATCGGATGTTGAACTCGCATCAAGGTTCAAGAATTCGTGAGTTTAGGGTGCGTTTTGATTTGAATAATCGCTCGAGGCGTTATGTAGATGAGTGGGTTGCAGTAGCGTTGGCAAAGAGAGTTCAGAACTTGAAGCTGGACTTTTTACCGTTTCTCAGAAAATTTGACTCTCCACGTTACACATTTCCCAGCAAGTTCATTTTGCCAAGCGCCAAATGCCGTTATGACTTGTCTTGCCTGAGGTCTCTGGACCTGAAGTTCGTCAATCTTACGGATGAGAATTTGGATTGCATCCTCACCAGTTGTCCTTTTCTTGAGGAGTTGGTTATAGTATGCTCGGAGCTTCTTTCACATATAAAAGTTAAAGGctcctctctttctctgaaGCACTTGTTTATACATTGTAGTGACCTGACAACCTTTGAAGTTTCCGCCCCGAATTTGGTGTCACTTGCTTATCACAATGCTTCAAAAGGAGGACCACAAGTTCTCATCGAGAATGCTCCTCTGCTAACTAGTGTTACTCTTGGTGCTCTTTATGATCCTGTTAGTATTTATCTACATCCTCTTTGTAGCTCTTTGCCTCAACTGGAAGCTCTTCACTTACACATGAATCTCTTCAAGGTGGTTTTTGTGGTTCCTGTTCAGATCTTGCTTCAAAGTTCTTTACGTTCTTGTAATTATAATGTGCTGATCTTTCAGGATGGTCTAGAGATACCACAATTTCCTATGTTATTTAACCTTAGGTATCTCACGTGGTTAGTTCAGACATCTGATACAGCAAGCCTTCTTGGTTTAACTTCTCTTATAGAAGCAGCGCCATTCTTGCATCATTTTGAACTCAAG TTGGAGTGGACAGAACCATGGAGACGAAGGAATGCAAAAAGGGTGAATGCAACTCCGAATCAATATCTCAAGGAGGTGAAAATACTTGGCTTTAGGGGGTATGCAATTGATTCCGAGATCATCTCATATCTGCTTGAAAGGGCCACAATGCTTGAGGAGATTGTTGTTGATCCTCATCCTCATGCCTGTTTAACGGAAGGAACTTTCATGGAGGAGAAACAGGCTGCAAGAAAAAAGGCTGAGCAGTTGAAACCCAAACTGCCTCATGCAgctaaattgataattttgtga
- the LOC115749523 gene encoding F-box protein At5g03100-like isoform X2, whose translation MDGDEESCLPANTVEHASPEHEERNKDLQDMISELPHEILVSILSLMTFKEAVRTSVLSRRWKKLWSYTTGSLDFEDSKAEQDISHNTKSLGAGRFKFIGWVNRMLNSHQGSRIREFRVRFDLNNRSRRYVDEWVAVALAKRVQNLKLDFLPFLRKFDSPRYTFPSKFILPSAKCRYDLSCLRSLDLKFVNLTDENLDCILTSCPFLEELVIVCSELLSHIKVKGSSLSLKHLFIHCSDLTTFEVSAPNLVSLAYHNASKGGPQVLIENAPLLTSVTLGALYDPVSIYLHPLCSSLPQLEALHLHMNLFKDGLEIPQFPMLFNLRYLTWLVQTSDTASLLGLTSLIEAAPFLHHFELKLEWTEPWRRRNAKRVNATPNQYLKEVKILGFRGYAIDSEIISYLLERATMLEEIVVDPHPHACLTEGTFMEEKQAARKKAEQLKPKLPHAAKLIIL comes from the exons ATGGACGGCGACGAAGAGTCTTGTCTACCTGCCAATACAGTGGAACATGCTTCACCGGAG CATGAGGAGAGGAACAAGGATCTGCAGGACATGATCAGTGAACTGCCGCATGAAATTCTTGTTTCCATTTTGTCCCTTATGACCTTCAAGGAAGCTGTGAGAACTAGCGTTCTTTCACGGAGATGGAAAAAGTTGTGGAGTTACACAACGGGCAGCTTGGATTTTGAAGATTCGAAGGCAGAGCAAGACATCTCGCATAACACGAAATCTTTGGGAGCAGGAAGGTTCAAGTTCATTGGATGGGTGAATCGGATGTTGAACTCGCATCAAGGTTCAAGAATTCGTGAGTTTAGGGTGCGTTTTGATTTGAATAATCGCTCGAGGCGTTATGTAGATGAGTGGGTTGCAGTAGCGTTGGCAAAGAGAGTTCAGAACTTGAAGCTGGACTTTTTACCGTTTCTCAGAAAATTTGACTCTCCACGTTACACATTTCCCAGCAAGTTCATTTTGCCAAGCGCCAAATGCCGTTATGACTTGTCTTGCCTGAGGTCTCTGGACCTGAAGTTCGTCAATCTTACGGATGAGAATTTGGATTGCATCCTCACCAGTTGTCCTTTTCTTGAGGAGTTGGTTATAGTATGCTCGGAGCTTCTTTCACATATAAAAGTTAAAGGctcctctctttctctgaaGCACTTGTTTATACATTGTAGTGACCTGACAACCTTTGAAGTTTCCGCCCCGAATTTGGTGTCACTTGCTTATCACAATGCTTCAAAAGGAGGACCACAAGTTCTCATCGAGAATGCTCCTCTGCTAACTAGTGTTACTCTTGGTGCTCTTTATGATCCTGTTAGTATTTATCTACATCCTCTTTGTAGCTCTTTGCCTCAACTGGAAGCTCTTCACTTACACATGAATCTCTTCAAG GATGGTCTAGAGATACCACAATTTCCTATGTTATTTAACCTTAGGTATCTCACGTGGTTAGTTCAGACATCTGATACAGCAAGCCTTCTTGGTTTAACTTCTCTTATAGAAGCAGCGCCATTCTTGCATCATTTTGAACTCAAG TTGGAGTGGACAGAACCATGGAGACGAAGGAATGCAAAAAGGGTGAATGCAACTCCGAATCAATATCTCAAGGAGGTGAAAATACTTGGCTTTAGGGGGTATGCAATTGATTCCGAGATCATCTCATATCTGCTTGAAAGGGCCACAATGCTTGAGGAGATTGTTGTTGATCCTCATCCTCATGCCTGTTTAACGGAAGGAACTTTCATGGAGGAGAAACAGGCTGCAAGAAAAAAGGCTGAGCAGTTGAAACCCAAACTGCCTCATGCAgctaaattgataattttgtga